DNA from Lentibacillus amyloliquefaciens:
CAACTGCGTTAATGTTGTTTTCGATACGGACACCGATAGCCCCAAGAACATCTTCTTCCTTCCACAGGAAGAGACTCCAGTCCGGGTTTGTTTCATATTCTTTAATTGTCTGCTGCAGTTTTTTGACATCCTTTCCCTCAGGCATAAAGGAAAGCAGACCCATTGCTATCTTTTCATAATTCTTTTTATACCGTATAAACATACATATCCCTCATTATGATAAAAACTTACCATTACAAAAGAGCGAACCATTCATTTTAATGGCAACACACGTTACACTAACTGTGTATATATAGTTATGACGTATGAGATATTGTTTGTCAACATTCTGCCGTTAACTTTTCCTAAATGGTTTTAAAAATTGTCTATAAGTGCGTGTTCAAAAAGGAGGTTAACAAGGACCGAGAATTTCGAGTCGGCGCAGTTTCGAACAGCGGAGAAACAAGCCAACTAGCAACACCGATGCGTCATTGTTACCGAACTTTTGAACAGCCTCAATAAGAAGCTGCAATTTTTATTACGATGGTTCACTTTCATATTTTATCATCATGACCATAATTTCAAGCAAACATACCTTGTTACTTTTTTCTGATAACCTTGTAAATCGTATACCCATCCGATTCTTTTCCTTTAAAACGGAACGGAATGATATTAACAACAGCTACCCACAAATTAAATAATAACAGTATCAGTACATAATTGCTTGGATGAACGTTATA
Protein-coding regions in this window:
- a CDS encoding GNAT family N-acetyltransferase — encoded protein: MFIRYKKNYEKIAMGLLSFMPEGKDVKKLQQTIKEYETNPDWSLFLWKEEDVLGAIGVRIENNINAVVQHISVNPSHRNSGIGKKMVDEIQRMYGEKYAVCADDSTQHFLNKCTEEKQQNE